Proteins encoded in a region of the Streptomyces sp. NBC_01298 genome:
- a CDS encoding DNA-3-methyladenine glycosylase family protein, translating into MTVIGNRIRMTQAAHIKARLAEQYGQALDVAGRQLHAFPAPAELRRITGFPGLTEVKIERLHALADAALEGRLDAARLREQPAEFALTDLKELPGIGPFSAELILIRGAGHPDVFPMAEPRVHKAMAAAYGLAPCAAADTTRLAKIADAWRP; encoded by the coding sequence CAAAGCCCGCCTCGCCGAGCAGTACGGCCAAGCCCTCGACGTCGCGGGCCGCCAGCTACACGCTTTCCCCGCCCCGGCCGAACTGCGGCGCATCACCGGGTTCCCCGGCCTGACCGAAGTCAAGATCGAGCGCCTGCACGCACTGGCCGACGCGGCACTCGAGGGACGCCTCGATGCCGCCCGTCTCCGCGAGCAGCCCGCCGAGTTCGCCCTCACCGACCTCAAAGAGCTGCCCGGCATCGGCCCGTTCTCCGCCGAGCTGATCCTCATCCGTGGCGCCGGACACCCCGACGTCTTCCCTATGGCGGAGCCCCGCGTCCACAAGGCCATGGCTGCCGCCTACGGCCTGGCCCCATGCGCCGCCGCCGACACCACCCGTCTCGCCAAGATCGCCGACGCCTGGCGCCCGTAA